ATATGTCTAACCGAATGGATGAGGTTATTGCCGAGGCGGCGAAGGGGGATGACAAAACCCGCAAGCCAGTACCGGACGAAGTCGTCAAGTATATGCGTGACAACGGCATCCTCGTTGATGGTGTGACGATTGATGATTACATCAAAACACATGGTGGTGCGGAGGGGCTGGATAAGGGCTCTCTACAGGCCGTCAAAGCGGCACTGGATAACAGCGCAAACCGTGACACCGATCTGATGACGCAGGGGCAGTTAAGCATTCAGAAAATGACGCAAGAGATCAATGCCGTGATCACTCAAATGACAGGGTTGCTCAGCAAGTGGGGGGATTTACTTAGCATGATTGCGCAGAAGATGTTCGGATGACGTTGCCTATGGAAAGCCAAGAAACGCAGGCAATGCTGCAATTTTTTCAGCGCGGCGGCGCATTGCGCATGTTGCTGGGCACAGATGCCAGCCCCGAACTGGACGTGTTGTTTCGCTATGCCAAGCAACTTGCTGACGTTGGTGAATATGGCGCGGCAGCGCGGCTATTCAAAGTACTGACGATTTACGACGGATGGTCGTTTGATTACTGGTTTGAACTAGGTATGTGCTGTCAGGCCGAGCAGGCTTGGGTTGATGCAATTTATGCCTACGGACGAGCGGCTCAAATACGGGTTTCGGCGGCGGCAGTTCCTTGCGCTGCCGGTGAATGTTATCTCGCCTGCGGTAATCGCCCGCTGGCGGCCAAAGCCTTTCGAGCAGCGTTGTTGGTGTGCGGAACAGAGCGTGAGGGAGAACAGCGTGATGGCATGGAGCAGGCGGACATTCGCCAACGTGCGCGGGCGGGCTTAGCGAAAGCAGGAGATGAGCATGAGTGGTTCGATACAGATTGACGGTGTTCCCGATGTCAAAACAGAGCTTAGTGGCACTCTGCCTAAAATCGCAGTGCAAACCGCGAGCACTTCCAGCGGTGCATTAGGCCACCGTCTTAGCGCCAAACACGGTTTTGATGAGGAACATGATGGCTTGAAAGGGGAGCAATACGTTAGCCAGCAGCAGGCTGAAAATGCCCTACAGCGGCTAATCGGTGCCGGGACTGCGGGTGCTCGTAACCCCACGATCCGCGATGTGCTGGAGATGGACCCGATGGTGTTGTCGATGATGATGACGCAGCTAGTGCTAAGCAACTCCGGTAATACGGCCAGTTCTATTTGCAAGCAGCTAGAGCGTGCAACCGAGCTTCAGGCCGAGCTCCGAAACAAGCAGGTGGCGGAATATCAGGAACAGATCAACAAGGCGGTTGAGCAGGCCGATCAGGCACGCAAAGCGGGGATCATGAGCGCGGTGTTTGATTGGATCATCGGTGGCGTTGAGGCCGTTATCGGCGTGCTGAAAATAGTGGAGGGCTTTGTCACCGCCGATCCTCTGGCGATGGCAGATGGTGCGGCTTATTTTTCCGCCGGTATTGCTGGAATGGTAAAAGCGGGTGCAGAAACGGCGATGGCGCTCGGGGCAGATAAAGAGACCTGCGGTGAAATCATCAAAGTGGCAGGTATCGTACAAAATACCTGTGAGGGGGTGGCATTAGCATTGGACGTTATGCAGATTGGCCGCGGCATTGGGGCGGCTCGAGCGGTAACCAAGTCCGTTGGAGAGGTGCTTGAAAAGGAAATGGGTACGCAGCTGATAGAGGCGGTTGCCAAAGGTGCTGAAGATGAACTGAAGGTGCTCGCAGAGAAGGTCGGGCAGGAAGTGGGACGAATGCTGAGTCAAGACTTTGGCATGGCAGTTGAGCGCGAGATGGTTGAGATCGGCGATATGGCCATTGAGGCCGTGGCGCATAGCGCAGAGTCCGAATTGAATATGGTTGCGCGTATGGGCAAAAGCTTTACGCGCGCTGGCGTCGAAACGCTGGTGAAAACTGCCGTTGAAACAGCGGGTAAAGAGCTACTCCACAAAGGCGAAGAGATCGTTGCTGAAAAGCTCCGCGACGCGATTTTACAGAAGCTCCGTCGAAGCATTGTTTCCACCATAATCCGCGACAGTAGCAGTAAAGCGTTGCTGGCAACGCGCGCCTGCGTGGGTGGGGCGAATAAAATCTCTATGTCAGTCGTGGCGAATAGAACGGCGGAGCTGCAAAGAACCATTGAAAAGCTGATTGTCCAACAAGGCTTTATTGATTTCATGCAGAGCTGGACCGAAGAGCGTAAGAAAACACAGCAAAAACGATTAAACGAAGCCTATCAAGATGGCGCGAATGCGATGAGAATCGCCTCAGACACGATTGATAACTGTGGCACCGTGCTGGCAAATATTGCCGGAGCGCGGGCCTGAGGAGGTGGTATGGCGAATATCGGAATGACCCCCGTATTGGGGCAAAACCCGCTTAACAGCGCGCAACAGAACATAGGAAATTCGAACGATCAATTACGGATAGCCGATCGGATACAGATCCAAAACCAATGGCCCGTCAGCGATTCACCCATTAACGATGCACAACGTAGCTCGGCTGCCGGGGTGAATAAACCGACTCACATTGATGGCAGTGACGCGGTTCGCGCAGGCGGAAGTAAGGCACCGATGGATTTAAACGCTTTTTTTGCGCTGTTTGATGAAATCTGGAGCAAGTTGCTGATGCTGGCCAAACAATTGCGCGACACCATGCAATTTTATAACCAGAAGAAGCAGGAGCTGGGTTGGGGGCTGGAAATTAACACGTTAAAGCAAAGTATGACTGCGATTGATGACAGCTATGAGGCGGCTAAATCAGGTGCTGTTGGCGGCATTTTTTCTGGCTTATTAATGGTTGCGGGCGCGCCTTTCGGCGAGGTCGGTATGGCGGTAGGAAATGCG
This is a stretch of genomic DNA from Hafnia alvei. It encodes these proteins:
- the sctE gene encoding type III secretion system translocon subunit SctE; amino-acid sequence: MSGSIQIDGVPDVKTELSGTLPKIAVQTASTSSGALGHRLSAKHGFDEEHDGLKGEQYVSQQQAENALQRLIGAGTAGARNPTIRDVLEMDPMVLSMMMTQLVLSNSGNTASSICKQLERATELQAELRNKQVAEYQEQINKAVEQADQARKAGIMSAVFDWIIGGVEAVIGVLKIVEGFVTADPLAMADGAAYFSAGIAGMVKAGAETAMALGADKETCGEIIKVAGIVQNTCEGVALALDVMQIGRGIGAARAVTKSVGEVLEKEMGTQLIEAVAKGAEDELKVLAEKVGQEVGRMLSQDFGMAVEREMVEIGDMAIEAVAHSAESELNMVARMGKSFTRAGVETLVKTAVETAGKELLHKGEEIVAEKLRDAILQKLRRSIVSTIIRDSSSKALLATRACVGGANKISMSVVANRTAELQRTIEKLIVQQGFIDFMQSWTEERKKTQQKRLNEAYQDGANAMRIASDTIDNCGTVLANIAGARA
- a CDS encoding type III secretion system effector protein, with product MANIGMTPVLGQNPLNSAQQNIGNSNDQLRIADRIQIQNQWPVSDSPINDAQRSSAAGVNKPTHIDGSDAVRAGGSKAPMDLNAFFALFDEIWSKLLMLAKQLRDTMQFYNQKKQELGWGLEINTLKQSMTAIDDSYEAAKSGAVGGIFSGLLMVAGAPFGEVGMAVGNATGQIAGGIGNWVAGSKTRDADGEKAIADLQNKGAQSYAKTLDDTLIKAREIMQQMMDMGRSLVEVFSQVLRSISR
- a CDS encoding secretion protein, whose translation is MQKKQGVDDYGISGNNSDQDNPFAFGYSVLNDLSLVLQQIANSLYGNIKKSTERARNTQDMSNRMDEVIAEAAKGDDKTRKPVPDEVVKYMRDNGILVDGVTIDDYIKTHGGAEGLDKGSLQAVKAALDNSANRDTDLMTQGQLSIQKMTQEINAVITQMTGLLSKWGDLLSMIAQKMFG
- the sscA gene encoding CesD/SycD/LcrH family type III secretion system chaperone SscA — translated: MTLPMESQETQAMLQFFQRGGALRMLLGTDASPELDVLFRYAKQLADVGEYGAAARLFKVLTIYDGWSFDYWFELGMCCQAEQAWVDAIYAYGRAAQIRVSAAAVPCAAGECYLACGNRPLAAKAFRAALLVCGTEREGEQRDGMEQADIRQRARAGLAKAGDEHEWFDTD